The Methylomonas sp. UP202 DNA window CGGTTCCATGGAGTATCACGGCTTGGTGACGCTGGATTCGGAGTTGACCGTGCAGCGGGTCATCAAGGGTTTGAAAAACCGGCGCTTCAACGGCCGGATGGTGGTCGTTAGACCTTATTACCATCGCAGTTGGTATAACGATCCCCGGCAGCATCAGCGAGCCGATAACGAATTTGTCGAAAAACGCAAGGGAGACCGGCGGCGCGGCAAATTTCTGCAAGTCGTCAAAAATGCGTCGGATCGATTCAATAGCGAGGACGACTTTGTCAACACGCTACAGCATCAGCAGTTTTCGATTTCGTTTGTCGTGCCCGGCGATATGGAAGCGGCGGTGATGGAGTGTTTGGACGAGTTCGAAACCATGCGCTTGAACGGGGACGCGGCCAGTCACAAAATCGTCAAGCTGCCCAGCGAGCATGACGAAGCAGAGCCCAGAAATACCAGTTTTCAGATTTACTCGGAAAAAATTGTGATTTCCGCGCTTTTGGAGCGCTTAAAGGCGGAGTTCGCCGGCTCGGGTATCCATTATTGGATCATGCCGGTCGTCGAGAAAGGCGAGATTTGATGCTTTAAAGCGTTAGCCTACGTTGTTGGCGGGGAGCGCCAGCGATGTCGCGGCGCTCCCTGTATCCCGTAACGGATTATTTTTCCAGCAATTTAAATTTGTCCGGCTTGCCGTTCCATTCGTCGGCGTCCGGCATCGCGTCCTTGACTTCTGTGATCAGCGGCCAGGTTTTGGCCAATTCGGCGTTCAACGCCGCGAAGTGCTCTTGGCCTTCCGGCAGCTCATCTTCGGCGTGAATCGCACCGGCCGGGCATTCCGGTTCGCACAGCGTGCAATCGATGCATTCGTCCGGATCGATAACCAGAAAATTGGGTCCTTCGTGAAAGCAGTCGACAGGGCATACGTCGACGCAATCGGTATATTTGCATTTGATGCAGTTTTCGGTAATTACAAATGCCATAGTGTTCTCCCAAAGTGGGGTGCGGGATTAAGCTGACGTACATCGCGCAAGCTTTATCGTTAAAGAGACGCCTGAAAGACAGGCGGCCAAATCGCAAAAAAGGCTGCTCGGAGACCTTGCGGTCTCGGGGCAGCCCCACTGTTTACTTGTCTTTGTTTTTGTTGCGTTCGTTGACTTCCTTGATCACTTCGTCGGCCACGTTTTTCGGGCAGGCGATGTAATGCGAGAATTCCATCGAGAATTGGCCGCGACCGGAGGTCATCGTCCGCAAGTCGCCGATGTAACCGAACATGTCGCTCAGCGGTACGTCCGCTTTGATGCGAACGCCGGTGACGCCTGGATCTTGGGATTTGATCATGCCGCGGCGGCGGTTCAAGTCGCCGATCACGTCGCCCACGTGTGCTTCCGGTGTGAACACGTCGACTTTCATGATCGGTTCCAGCAATTGCGGACCGGCTTTCGGAATCGATTGACGATACGCGGCGCGGGCGGCGATTTCGAACGCGATGGATGACGAGTCGACTGCGTGGAAGGCACCGTCGGTCAGGTTGACCTTGAAGTCCAAGCAAGGGAAGCCCGCCAATACACCTTTCTCGATACTGGCTTTGAAACCTTTTTCGACGGCTGGCCAGTATTCGCGAGGTACGTTACCGCCGACAACCGAGGATTCGAATTGGAAGCCGCTGCCGGGTTCGCCGGGTTCGATGATGTAGTTGATCTTCGCGTACTGACCTGAACCGCCGGATTGTTTTTTGTGGACGTATTCGTCTTCGATACGTTTGGTAATGGTTTCGCGGTAAGCCACCTGCGGTTTACCGACGTTGACTTCTACACCGTGGGTCCGTTTCAGGATGTCCACTTTAATGTCTAAGTGCAGCTCGCCCATGCCTTTGATGATGGTTTCGCCGGATTCCTGGTCGGTTTCGACGCGGAATGACGGGTCTTCGGCGACCATTTTGCCGATCGCGATACCCATTTTTTCGTTGCTGCCCTTGTCTTTCGGCGAAATCGCAATCGAGATAACGGGGTCAGGGAATACCATCGGCTCCAATGTGGCCGGTTTGTCAGGATCGCACAAGGTGTGACCGGTTTGCACGCTTTTCAAACCGATCAGCGCGACGATGTCGCCGGCTTGCGCGGTTTCGATTTCGTTACGGTCGTCGGCGTGCATTTCCACCATCCGGCCGACCCGCTCGGTTTTGCCTGTGTAGGTGTTCAGGACCGTGTCGCCTTTTTTCAGCTTGCCGGAGTAAATACGTACGAAGTTCAGCGCACCGAAACGGTCGTCCATGATTTTGAACACCAGGCCGCGGAATGGGCGCTCGGGGTCGACGATCGCGTGTTCGCCGGTCGGAACGCCTTCGATGTCGGTTTCCGGTTGCGGATTGACTTCGGTCGGGTTCGGCAGGTATTCGACGACACCGTCCAATACCAATTGCACGCCTTTGTTTTTGAACGAAGAGCCGCAAAAGGTTGGGAAGAAATCCATCGCGATGGTGCCCTTGCGGATACATTTTTTGATTTCTTCGATGGTCGGCTCTTCGCCTTCCAGATATTTTTCCATGATGTCGTCGTCTTGATCGGCGACTTGGTCGATCAGTTTGGCGCGCCATTCTTCGACTTGCTCGACCATATCGGCCGGCACGTCTTGGATTTCATATTTCAACGGGTCGCCGGAGTTGTCCCAAATCCAGGCTTTGCGGGTCAATAAGTCGATCACGCCGACAAAGTTTTCTTCCTCGCCGATCGGCAGGGTCATAACCACTGGTTTGGCGCCTAGTACGTCCTCGACTTGTTTGACGACGCGGTAGAAGTTCGCGCCCAAACGGTCCAATTTGTTGACATAGATAACGCGAGCGACTTTGGAGTCGTTCGCATAGCGCCAGTTGGTTTCCGATTGAGGTTCAACGCCACCGGAGCCGCAGAATACGCCGATACCGCCGTCCAACACTTTCAGCGAACGATACACTTCGATCGTAAAGTCGACGTGGCCCGGGGTGTCGATGATGTTGAAGCGGTGCGGCGGAAATTGGTTGGTGCTACCCGGCCACATACAGGTGGTCGCGGCCGATTGAATGGTGATGCCGCGTTCTTGCTCTTGCACCATGAAGTCTGTGGTCGCCGCACCGTCGTGTACTTCGCCGATTTTGTGGATTTTTCCGGTCAGCTTCAAAATCCGCTCGGTCGTGGTGGTTTTACCGGCATCGACGTGAGCGAAGATCCCGATGTTTCTATAAAGCGATAGATCAGTCATGGTTATACTCTAAAAATGGACATAAAAATTCTTTAACCCCAGCACCATTGCCACGGTTTTAGTGGGTCACATAGCTGCTGTTCTAGCGAAGTATGCGGCCGGACTCCACTTTCCAAGCAACTTGGAAGTCAGCGAGCGGCTTCTTCAAAGACAAGGTCAATGAAAATCTTCACATTCTAACCGAAAAATCGGTAAAAACGGAATGTCAATTGTGTGACGGGTGTTTTCCGCCCAGGCCCGTCGCCGACTGTTGTTCCCGTAAGCGCATCAACGCATATAAGGATTGCAGGCAAGGCACATCCAAGCCCAAACGTTCGGCGGCGCGGACAGTATTGCCGAGTATCGCCTCGGTTTCCATACTCTGGCCGGTTTCGAAATCCAGCAACATACTGGTTTTGTAGGGCGGCATGCTTCGAGTCATCGCGATATTTCGCTCGATAATGTCGGCAGGCAGGGGATGGCCGGCGGCTTCGGCGATGGCTTGGACTTCCGTCATGATACGTCTGACCAGTGATTCCTGATTCTGCAGGATGGTCTGAGTCGCCAATCCGCCGGACAGTACCGACAGCGGGTTGAACGGCGCGTTCCAGACGCATTTTTGCCAACGGCCGCCGACGATGTCTTCGCAAGTTTCGGCCTCAATGCCGCTGGTCCGGTACAGGTCTGCCAGGCGGCGGGTTTTGTCCGAGACTCCGCTCGGCATATTGCCTAACAGCAGCCGGCCGTAGGCCAGATGTTGAATTTCGCCCGGTGCGATCCGGTTACAGCAAACGAAGGCCAGGCCGCTGATCAGTTCGTTATCGGGAAACGCGGCCTGCAACTCCGCTTCGATGTCGATGCCGTTTTGAATGAAGACGATCGCGGTATTCGGGCCAACCGCGTCGCGAATCAATTCGGCCCGGTCCAAATCGGGTTTGACCTTGGTACACAGCAGCAGGAAATCCGGCTCGCCGCCGTATTCGCCGGCGCGTTGCACCAGGCGCCGCGGAAAAAACCGCCAACTGCCCAGCTCCCGGCTGTCAATTCGGAAGCCGCGCCGCTTGACGGTCTCGAAATCCGAGCGGCAGGTCATCGTCACGTCGGCACCGGCCTTGGCCAGTAAGGCGCCGTAAAAGCCGCCGATCGCGCCGCTGCCCACCACCAATACTTTATTGCTCATAGCTCACCCGCCAAAATTTGTTTCAGGAACGGCACGGTCAGTTTGCGCTTCGCCGCTAGCGTCGCTTGGTCGATTTTGTCTAATAGCAGCCAAAGCGCGGGCAAATCGTGGACGTAGTGGTTCAGTAAAAACCGTCCGACCGATGCCGGAATGTCGAAACCCAGAAAATGCGCCTTGTGATTTAAGGCCGCGATTAATTGATCGTCGCGCAAACTCTGGATTTTTAACGTCAGTCCCCAACCCATTCGGGTTTTCAAATCCAGTAATTCGAAAGGCAGAAATTTAGGTGGACAATCGGCGGCTAATACCAGTTTGTGTCCGTTTTGGCGGTGGCGATTGTAGAAATTGAATAACGCTTGCTGCCAATCGGCACGCCCTGCTAAAACAGGCAGGTCATCCAGGCAAACCAACGCCATGTCATCCAGGCCTTCCAGCACGGCCGGCGGCGGCAGACGGGCCGCGGTCAGGCACAGGTAAAATGGGTCCATGCCGATCGCCTTGGCGTGTTGGCAACATGCCTGCAGTAGATGGCTCTTGCCGCTGCCGGTATCGCCCCAAATGTACAATTGCTGTTCCCCGTTCGGTGCCGCCAAGCTTTGCAGTTGTCCGACGATTTCGGCGTTCTGGCCGGCGTAATAGCTCGCGAAGGTCTGATGGCTCTGGAATTCGAACTGAAGCGGCACTTGCATCGCGGCTAGCCTCTGATTTTCTCGGCTTTATAGACGTAAAGCCCCGCGCCGAAACACAGTAACAGGCTGAAGCCGACCTCGGCCAGTGCGTAGGTCCGGCTAGCCGGATCGACATAGGCTTCGATAATGCCGTGCACGAAGTACGGCAAACTCAGGTAGCTCATCCAGGTGCAGCTTTTCAGGTCGCGGTTCAACAAGCCGCGCATCGGCAACAGCAATGGACCGGCGCTGACCAACAATACCAGTGCCGTGGGAATGTGCTTGGGCGGCGCTAGCAGCGTGGGCCAGGCCATCAATAACAAAAACAGGCCGAAAAATCCGGCCAGGCCGGCGTAGTAATAATGGATGCGTTGCATGAACGGGACAGGGCGTTGAGCGATTCGACAGGCGGCTATTATCACAGACTCGGCTCGGGAATGTTGGCCGGCTACCTTCGGCTGCCCGGGCGGCGCTAAGAAATCTTCGGTAGCAGCGCGTATAATCTCGCCATTTTACGACAAGGCAGATCCAGATGAGACCCAGCGGACGCACCCCCGAGCAACTAAGAGAAATACGCTTTACCTGCAATTACACCAAGCATGCCGAAGGCTCTGTGTTGGTGGAGTTCGGGGATACTCGGGTCTTGTGTACCGCCAGCGTCGACACTAGCGTACCGCGCTTTCTGAAGGGCAAGGGCGAGGGCTGGATCACCGCCGAATACGGTATGTTGCCGCGTTCCACGCACAGCCGGATGGAGCGCGAAGCCGGTCGCGGCAAGCAGGGCGGACGTACCCTGGAAATTCAACGCTTGATCGGCCGGTCGCTGCGTGCCGCTATCGACCTGAAAGCCTTGGGCGAAAACACGATCACCATCGATTGCGATGTGTTGCAGGCCGACGGCGGCACGCGCACCGCCTCGATTACCGGCGGCTTCGTGGCCTTGTCCATCGCCATCGAACATATGCTGAAAACCCAACGAATCAAGAAAAATCCGCTGCACGGCCAAGTGGCCTCGGTTTCGGTCGGAATCTACGGCGGCGTGCCGGTACTGGATT harbors:
- the fdxA gene encoding ferredoxin FdxA, whose amino-acid sequence is MAFVITENCIKCKYTDCVDVCPVDCFHEGPNFLVIDPDECIDCTLCEPECPAGAIHAEDELPEGQEHFAALNAELAKTWPLITEVKDAMPDADEWNGKPDKFKLLEK
- a CDS encoding 2-dehydropantoate 2-reductase, with product MSNKVLVVGSGAIGGFYGALLAKAGADVTMTCRSDFETVKRRGFRIDSRELGSWRFFPRRLVQRAGEYGGEPDFLLLCTKVKPDLDRAELIRDAVGPNTAIVFIQNGIDIEAELQAAFPDNELISGLAFVCCNRIAPGEIQHLAYGRLLLGNMPSGVSDKTRRLADLYRTSGIEAETCEDIVGGRWQKCVWNAPFNPLSVLSGGLATQTILQNQESLVRRIMTEVQAIAEAAGHPLPADIIERNIAMTRSMPPYKTSMLLDFETGQSMETEAILGNTVRAAERLGLDVPCLQSLYALMRLREQQSATGLGGKHPSHN
- a CDS encoding DUF3240 family protein, whose translation is MNIFLRRIPANTRHSEITEFISPALKSGFFLKPGRIVDVQILALQDSRFGSMEYHGLVTLDSELTVQRVIKGLKNRRFNGRMVVVRPYYHRSWYNDPRQHQRADNEFVEKRKGDRRRGKFLQVVKNASDRFNSEDDFVNTLQHQQFSISFVVPGDMEAAVMECLDEFETMRLNGDAASHKIVKLPSEHDEAEPRNTSFQIYSEKIVISALLERLKAEFAGSGIHYWIMPVVEKGEI
- the hda gene encoding DnaA regulatory inactivator Hda, which gives rise to MQVPLQFEFQSHQTFASYYAGQNAEIVGQLQSLAAPNGEQQLYIWGDTGSGKSHLLQACCQHAKAIGMDPFYLCLTAARLPPPAVLEGLDDMALVCLDDLPVLAGRADWQQALFNFYNRHRQNGHKLVLAADCPPKFLPFELLDLKTRMGWGLTLKIQSLRDDQLIAALNHKAHFLGFDIPASVGRFLLNHYVHDLPALWLLLDKIDQATLAAKRKLTVPFLKQILAGEL
- a CDS encoding DUF2069 domain-containing protein, whose amino-acid sequence is MQRIHYYYAGLAGFFGLFLLLMAWPTLLAPPKHIPTALVLLVSAGPLLLPMRGLLNRDLKSCTWMSYLSLPYFVHGIIEAYVDPASRTYALAEVGFSLLLCFGAGLYVYKAEKIRG
- the fusA gene encoding elongation factor G gives rise to the protein MTDLSLYRNIGIFAHVDAGKTTTTERILKLTGKIHKIGEVHDGAATTDFMVQEQERGITIQSAATTCMWPGSTNQFPPHRFNIIDTPGHVDFTIEVYRSLKVLDGGIGVFCGSGGVEPQSETNWRYANDSKVARVIYVNKLDRLGANFYRVVKQVEDVLGAKPVVMTLPIGEEENFVGVIDLLTRKAWIWDNSGDPLKYEIQDVPADMVEQVEEWRAKLIDQVADQDDDIMEKYLEGEEPTIEEIKKCIRKGTIAMDFFPTFCGSSFKNKGVQLVLDGVVEYLPNPTEVNPQPETDIEGVPTGEHAIVDPERPFRGLVFKIMDDRFGALNFVRIYSGKLKKGDTVLNTYTGKTERVGRMVEMHADDRNEIETAQAGDIVALIGLKSVQTGHTLCDPDKPATLEPMVFPDPVISIAISPKDKGSNEKMGIAIGKMVAEDPSFRVETDQESGETIIKGMGELHLDIKVDILKRTHGVEVNVGKPQVAYRETITKRIEDEYVHKKQSGGSGQYAKINYIIEPGEPGSGFQFESSVVGGNVPREYWPAVEKGFKASIEKGVLAGFPCLDFKVNLTDGAFHAVDSSSIAFEIAARAAYRQSIPKAGPQLLEPIMKVDVFTPEAHVGDVIGDLNRRRGMIKSQDPGVTGVRIKADVPLSDMFGYIGDLRTMTSGRGQFSMEFSHYIACPKNVADEVIKEVNERNKNKDK
- the rph gene encoding ribonuclease PH, translating into MRPSGRTPEQLREIRFTCNYTKHAEGSVLVEFGDTRVLCTASVDTSVPRFLKGKGEGWITAEYGMLPRSTHSRMEREAGRGKQGGRTLEIQRLIGRSLRAAIDLKALGENTITIDCDVLQADGGTRTASITGGFVALSIAIEHMLKTQRIKKNPLHGQVASVSVGIYGGVPVLDLDYAEDSQAETDMNVVMNDAGAFIEIQGTAEGHAFRKDELNAMLELAELGIRELLDKQAAALQAAKTPAAA